Genomic window (Manduca sexta isolate Smith_Timp_Sample1 chromosome 26, JHU_Msex_v1.0, whole genome shotgun sequence):
GCTGCTAGGATACATTATTCTCATACACAAGGTTAGTTTTAACAACTCGGTCGAGTTTCTCATTCCTTCATAATTTGCCGTAGTACTGAATGAATTATTTAGATCATTATCCTCCGAAAATAAATGTCATCAAAATTCTTAATCTATGTAAGTGTTGTCAAACTTAATTCTAATTTGCCCATTCCCATGATCATTcctaagatatttaaaaaactcttccaacatttcgaagactgcaagcCTCCGTGGTGACGGAGTCCGCCCCATGACTTCATCGCGTtgcgaaatagttttattacaatgtctaacattcgcgtaaactatAGAAATCATTCTTCAGATATCAATCTGTCGTTCATGTCAGTGAGGCATATCTTTGTAATCCATTTGATAACAAACTAtagaataattgtttaatttccaTAATACCATTATGTGACCCAGATCGTGTACATCCAGGTCAAACTAATCATAGATAAATGATTCACTATTGAACTGTATCGGctgtatttgtattttcaaCTCTACTAGCTTTATAAACGATTAACTATGCGTTGCTCATGGCTTCGCTCGTGAGAAatttcccagaataaaaatcTCACTGTGTAGGTACTTTTAGGATGAAAATTTATCTTTGTAGCAAATTTCATCCATATCTGTTCAGAGGGTTTTGCGTTTAATCttgatattttaagattttctaAAACATTCGTTAGTGAGACTTAAGTATAGtacgattaatttattaatctgGTAGTAATTAATCGTTGGTGGTCCTAAAACTaattatacagggtaatttaaatattgcattaacaaattaaaccacatactcgactttacttttactaaaattgtgcaaaaaacgaatacttttatgaaaaatccCAGTCTTACTTATCTGATCATTTTGGAGTGAATGAAGTGGCGTATGcgtgtgtatttttaattgaaagtgtgatgttactACTGCGACGAATTGAAATTCTCTTAGTGTAGTAGtagtgtaaaataaagttatattttattgatattcattttgttcGAAAGAAACATTTCATTTTACAGCTGTAGTCcgagtaaattattgtaaagtgttattttcaagaagataagtatgtggtttcattcagtaacgGTGAATATCAAACTGACCTTTAGTAGGTTTAcaggttttgttttttataaaagtcgtAATATGCCATCAGGATCAAACTCTTTCAGCCGTAGAGGAGGCTTGTTTCCAGAAATGGGTCAGTTAAATACATTgatcattaaaatgttttctgtCCATAATCAGGTCTAGGTCTTGCCCATCATTGGACCTTATGTAGATTAGTAAATCATCAGTGAGCCCGAGCAACATGTTCGGAAGCTTCGGAAAACCTTCACAAGTATCTGCCTGGATGCTGCTAGCAGTCAACCAAGTTGCTATGGTAAGTATTTCATACTACGAAAATCTAATTGTGTTGTGATGATACAGTTCACAATTACGATATTGAATACTGATTAGAGACTATCGAAAATTAACTGtattctaacataaaaatagtaattttattctcaaacgcgatacaataaaatatgtttgttgaaTAATGATTAATTTACGATAGttcgaaaacaatatttaaaattttaaaatttttggttGAATCACTTTTGCACTATTTTAAGTGGTAACTTTAGGGCCTTAGGGGCCGTTTAAGTATTACATAACACAATTTGGGGGTAGGGGGAGGGGGGTTTGGactcaaaaatctttaaaagttgcgttacgtaatacttgaacgggcCCTTAGGGGGCTCGCTTCTTTTTTATTCCGCACAGAGATTCGCGTCGGTTTTTTGCTTTCATGTCGGTTAAAGGACCCACTGATTATTTTAAAGCATAGTTTATACCTCAAACTGATTTCATAAACAGCagcactagagtttcttgcccgtccTTCTCTgttgagaactgctttccgaactggtggtagagttaatattgacggaatctaagtaatgtataacattatattattaaatatattatttcatttgttttcagGTTGCTTCTATAATAACATTTGCGGTTGGATTGTGGATGATAGCATCACCAAATTCCTTGTCATATATTATAGACGCCATTGGAATTACTCTCATATGGGTAAAGTATACACCATTTATTTAGTATTACGGCACGACTGTAGTGccgaagtctcgggttcgacccCGGGATGGGCAGAGTGTTATTGAGTATTTGAACTCAATATTATGTTGGActttggaatttgtgttcgataaGGCGACagtacggctggtccaccagctcaaagtcgctcagcgagctatggaacgtgctatgctcggagtttctctgaaggataaacttcgtaacgaggtcattcgtcagagaaccaatgtcaccgacatagcacacaggattagcaaactgaagtggcagtgggcagggcatatctgtcgaagaaccgataaccgatggggtaaacgagttcttgagtggagactacggctcggcaaacgtagtgtaggacgccctccagctaggtagagtgacgatctgcgaaaggtcgctggtaagaactggatgcgacaggccgaagacagggtaaaatggcgtatattggaggaggcctatgtccagcagtggacaaagatataggctgatgatgatgatgatgatgatgatgttcgataaggcgataggcttgccttttatcatatgggacggaatacgcacgctGGAAACTGTGTGCACCTCTTGCATCTGCCCATCTCTtcgggtataaaaggcgtgagtgtttatgtaaaattttttgaaccccaattatttttttgtatttaataacgaTTCTTGCTatactatttaaattagtattattattaaccgaATTCAAAAAAGGAAGTTTTTAATTGGAGATGTTTTCTTAAATCTTTGTAagtctgatttattttttaatacacaaaacaaaacaaacgtaACTTAATTTGACCCAAAAAGCCGATTCAAGTAAACAAGACCTTTAGCATGCGAGACTGCGTTTAGTTCGATAGTGCTTTGTTTGTTTCTGTCGTCAGTCAACAGCGTGCAAACATTGTTGCATTCAGTTTCGAAGGACATCGTATACAgggtaattactggacattagaGATGAGTGCAGTGCAGTGCATTATAGCCCTTAAGATCGTTATATGTAGGGTAATTTTGgatattgcattaataaatgaaaccacatactcgtctttatctCTGCTAATAATGTgcccaaaaatcatccatgaataatgaacattttcacaaaaaatccctGTTTGGGTGATggaaagtataatgttgccgctgcgaaaaattctcttaaagtagtagtagtgggattaaagtagtagtagtagggtgtgtaaaattaaaattactttttattgatatttactttgttcgaaacttacacttttttattttacatattatttccgattataataatatcagccctgtattatatacttgcccactgctgagcacgggcctcctctactactgagagggattaggccttagtccaccacgctggcctagtgcggattggtagacttcacacaccttcgaaattcctatagagaacctttcagatgtgcaggtttcctcacgatgttttccttcaccgttaaagcgaacgataaattcacaaagaatacacacatgattttttagaaaagtcagaggtgtgtgcccttgggatttgaacctgcggacattcgtctcggcagtccgttccacacccaactaggctatcgccgcttttatttttatttccgactagcttccgctcgcatcttcgcccgcgtggatttcggacttcaaaaatggagccggtcgcgaacgttcgagaatgttcgttttacgaagctattcgctaggtgattcgctagcctctaggtgccaagcaagccgcctgcctgtgcgttcgcgaccttatatatatacaaaacaatccttatagcatgattcagtattcacgcatgatggcttattatttcatgtataactttggtgtttctataccgatttctatgatttttttttatggaatatttaataatgttaacttttttaattagggatgacttagagtgttataaacgtaaaagtagacaaatataatgagaaagcttcgaactgctaagctatcgggagttacacgtgttattgtgagtcaaccataaaagatagacatatgctgtcgtgggatattttttacataattttaaggagaacatttccgtcatacatgatttctttGTAGCTTAACCATTAAAGTttcacacgcgacggaagcttaaaaaatggagtaacttctcccgttttcccaacatttcccttcactgctctgctcctattaattgtagcgtgatgaaaagtatactataaccagcacaggagtatgacaaataattgtacaatgtttcgttaaaatccgtcgagtagttttgtttctataacggttatacagacagacagacaaaaattttactaattgcatttttggcatcagtatcgatccctaatcaccccctgatagttattttggaaatatatttcatgtatagaattgacctctctacagatttattataagtatagaagaagatagaagatagatagattatttacaagataaatatgtggtttcatttagtaacgcaatgtcaaaatgaccatgtatatTGGTGGTGGCAggatatttatatccacaaGGATAGCGACCAATATCTCGGTGTCAAGAAATAgacggtgtgataccccgtgctTCGGCACGCAACGCCGTTgctcttgcgcctgatctccctccggtcatgttggattgcagTCTCATCGGATtatgtgagtgaaggaacagagtgtgTACCTGCGTAtggcgcacacacttgtgcactataatatcttatgcgtacctggttgatccCCGATgcgattggccgccatggccgacATTGGGTCAGgagtaaatcaatatttttttaatcaatgtcaatattaatctgtagtatttatttaatttatgaatggcTTTATCACGGGAAAATATCAAGcggtatttttatcccggaaaaactatttcacgtcGGAGCCGCGGGACTATGCTATTCAGCATAAAAAGATCTTGCGATGCGGTTAAAATCTacttaaaaattcaatacaatatttaagtgACTGCCATATCACGAACGGTTGGAATAACCGAATAAATATCATAACTAGCGGCACGCTATGTGAATTATTGAAACGGCTTGGATAGGGGTTGTCTGTGCCAACTGACACGCAGCTCGCGACTGTGAGTGAGGCCACACGATGCGTTAACGCTGCGGTGCGGCGTCGCACCATAATGAATACGAGGTGTAGGGTGCCACATAGGTCGCGCGGCACAGCAGCGCAACGCTGTTCATTGCGGTATGCCGCAGCGCCGCAACATAAATGGCTCAAGTGTCTAGGGTCACTTAAGTCTGTTAACTGACTGTGACTGCTTCGGTGACATAgatgtactgcatgcgcggcacgacagcgctctgagtgTTTGTGTTCAAATCCCGAGTCGAGCAAAgagatatttgagtttttctgctcggtattagcctggagtctgaaatttgtgcccaatatggcgataggctcgccccctatcacaccataggatggaacacacttggcgaaaaatgggtgccctggttgcgcctctgtatagcTCTTCGGGTATAAATCCGTGATGTGTGTTAATGTCTGTTAACAACATTTGTGCGAAAGAAACTGTAATACTGCGGTAGCGGCACGATGTCGCTACGGCGCCGCGGCGCATTGCCCCTTCTCGCCTTGTCTCGCAAATCGCAAATGCGGCGACATAACGCGTCGTGtgacattgtaatttatatgtagTAGACATAGCGGCACCCCTTCGTCAACACATCATGTGGCATCGCTCTGATGTAACGAGGATTCAAATCCGAAGCTAAGATTTTGgctaaagtaataatttatgtgcATAATTTTGTAATTGCTTAGATTGATAGATGGTTTTTTTGGCATGTTGGATGTTTATGGGTGGGGATGATTTATAAGTGATAACCGTTAGGGGTCTCATTTGCTAATTTTCTTCTTTCTAAAATAAAGGACAGTTTGAGTATAATGTCCATCAATGTGATCTTTGCTTAATCGATTGTTTTGCAGGACAATACTAGACTTCTTTGTTTTTGCATCAATTAATGAGTTATAAAAAGGTTACAACTTTAGTGGATAGGATAGCGTTAAAGCGTTAAAGCATCATATTTTCCGATAATCCGGTAATTCCCGGTTATAAACATAACGACCCGGTTAACCGGGTCACGTTCGTGCCGCGAGGTGACATGCACCGCACTATTTACAGATAATATCGTATACAATACGCTAATATGCGAGGGCTTTGTACTATATATAccagaaaataaacataattatttctaatgtttacgctaatgttagccattgaaataaaactattttcctgatttaccgcggtttttttatattataactagttgacccgacggacgttgtcccgtcttaattatgaatttgtgcgcgcattctgtcaatcgctgacagttatttcaaacaattgacagttatataaaattaatattttcgttaagttttcttaaactttctaaatttccgtgcaattttttgtatttcttctttcataagatccttctcctgacaataacagtgacaacaaaaaatataattaaaaatataaaaaatatagtgaaatcggtccagccgttcacgcgtgatagcgtgatcaagggaaatagggattcatttttatatatatagatttgataCTGACGCTGTGAACTCATTTTACGTAGATTAGACCgtcaaaaaaaagttttgaataaCTGTAAAgtataggtagatattatagtaACTGACTTCGGACGACTAATATTTACCTCAGcccccctcgtgaccatgacGGCTGCAATCTTTGAAACATCgcgaaaaaattataatataaaaaactgctataaaatcagagaaaataaacagtatttatttatttaagaacctCCTACGAAGGATAcgcggcatataataaatacaatgtcgtagcatttgtacaattagcaatgtgacctgcctcttcaattataggagaccacagcatgcaaatttatatattagtacagcggcaaaataatatttgttactaatattatttagatatataagtagaaacttaaaacagacaaaaaggataaaacatagcatcttatgttataacatgtggatgtgaatgtgattaattataattatttattgtgagtaCGCAATAATTGCAGGTCTTGTTTCCTGTATTTAGGAATGTCCGTGATGTCAAGGTCATGTATAAAACAGATATTCGATTTAATTTATAGTGCAAAGGTACCATAATTCATACAGCCAGAACGtgctcaaaattcctattgttTAAAGtgatttgtgtaaaaaatgttgtattatgtttatttcaataGACGTATGCGCTGTTGATAGGTGTCTTGTAAGCCTATGTTACCTACACTATGAACTGTTGCATTCTGGGATCCCCTAATCCTGTTTTAAAAAGGCCTGCATAGTTATGTCGACTAGCGAAGGATAACCATGCCTTGACAATCGACATTACATCAGAACTCCACTCCGTTTACAATCAGATGCCGTGCGGTCGATTTGCCgtggtattttaaaaaaataatagtgaagttgttgtaagtaattggtatataatatgttctgagttatttttaaaattaagtaaaaagatgtgttattgacacgagtgtttatttcagagtaaatATGTATCTAGgcaaacaacaaaaacaatcacattcaaatatttacaaaaatagaacacataaaaaaataatagtcacaACAAAGGTTACTTTCTACAACAGAAGTGTCAGATGTTTTGCTCTGTTTATAGGCACTCTTGCCCCCTTCAGCTCTGACGGTGCAGCTTGGCGTCGGGCTGGTCTTCCTCGCCATGTTCAGCTTCTTCATCTCGTTCATGGGGTTTTATGGAGCGATTTCGAGGTCGCAGTTCCTGCTTTTCATGGTACTCATTTCTTTTGCTTGTGGTAGGGCATGTTCTATATCCTCTcggatagcgagcaccgtacacaaggtgttaaaacccgccaccgTGGCCTCCaaaagtttgtcgcgttccggtatttgcctgtgtgtatccggttctaactggccggcataattgtgttgactgtcaaggggtaatcatatccCGTCAACCGACATTTCATtggacctcacttcacttaccatcagatgcagtggggtaaTCTTCCGTGCTTGCATAGAAAGTACTGACCGTTAAATGTATGCAGcgtggattttaaaaaatagacaGATAAAGCAAGATATATTGTTAAACTATTGAACTTTTAGAAAACAAATCAGGtagctgtttttatttttcggagaaaatgcaataaaaaaatagtctcATAAATTCTATTCTAATGCCAGTCCtagcttatattataatttcgaaGGCTAAGTAgacttcatatttattttcttttttctactCCTTTGTTGGGAATGTATATCCAACTGAccttaaattgtgttttatttacagtatgCGACATTGAATATGCTGGTTCTTCTCTTGGAGTGCGCTCTGCTCTTCTATTTCTCTTCAAACTTAGTCGAGGTAATGTTAATCCTTATATTATAAGAGAAAGATTTGATTGTTGAAGTTTGTAATAGATGAACTTAGAAATTACCTAGTTAGGCTATGTGAAAAGCCCTAGAAATTTTAGCATGAAGATTAAGTATCAttgaatgaaactattttacgaatttcctttttttacattcttatactcaaaaatattaatgcatataaaaatattaaaataatgaatcacCCTTCGATGGCGGGGCCACGACCCAGGTCATCGGCGGTTAGgaattcaaagtgaggaatctcctaacaatgcgcgccgtgtccagcaatactgccttctgcatttGGCCTCTGACCTAATCAGATTCATTTCTTTGATTAGTGATTAGTGCAGGTGTTAAGTGATTAGTAGCAAACACGTGTGGACACCAATTGATTAGTGCGAGTGTATAGTAACCTGCGTAGTGTAGTGATTAGATGCGTTTTCTATTTCTTGCAAGTAGACTGCGAGTAGCCATGTCCCGTGCGCTTCCCGTTCCCTCTCTTGTAGCGTGCTTACCACTAAACACGTCTGGACAGCAGTGTTTAATGTTAAGCATGTAGCGTTGATTGCAAGCGCGCTTTTTTAGGTTCGTCCATACTTGCGGGCCGACGGCTGACAATTGAATTTACTTAACACTGCTACTAAACAGTATTGGACCCTTCACACTAGTCGCACTACATAGCTGCACTAATCAGTCGCGATTACTAATCACCTGCACGCGCCCTAATTAATGTGAAAACAGGCCTTAACGTTAACTCAGTCCCTACACTAGGCACTGTATTTATTGTAGGCGACCATTACATTCCAAGCTTACCCGTTAAATGATATGAAACATCAATGGAAACTTTATCCACAAATCAAGTGCCGCGTTCCTTTGCGTTTCAGAAAGGGCAGCGCGAAGGCGACCAGTGGACGCACACACTCCGACTCACGTTCAAATGCTGCGAATTAAATGTGTAAGTAACCATTATTCTGTTTGtagaattttgattttaaagtcATTGTAGCAAGCGAAATTACTGGCATTATGAGAATTGATTGATTTCCTTCTTAACGAATTgtgaccacggcggccaatcttaacggagatcagccacgtaggaagtattatagtgcacaagtgtgtgcaatacacaagcactctctgttccttcactctcaaaGTCCGGTGCGACGGCAATCctacatgaccggagagagatcaggcgcaggactaacggctttacgtgctttctgaggcacgggggtatcaccgccaacttcctgaatCTGAGCTGTAACTGAGAATTTTAGTGCAATGAAAAAATTATGAGATTTAGGCCCatattaatagatgcaactcaACTTCGCTCTCAAGTGCAATAGCTGAGATGCTGTCAAGTTAACATCAGCTGAGAGGTCGTCGTTATTTAATAACCAGATGTCAATATctcaaataaagtttttttttttaatatttatttaaggagcttggtcaaaaataaagttatagcaTGAGAGatattttgacagctgagttttgtttttttagctGCGGCTATTCAGCTAAAACAaccttttatttgttttatctgtATTTAACAATATCAATTCCATCTCAAAAGTTCATcctctatttttttaatgcccttactgcacctgattgtaagtgtaTTAGGGTAGAgacttacgagagatgattattcctcgtctgttgacacaattttgccggcctgttcgagACCGGATATACATAAATTGATCCAGGATCGTTTTATATTTAGCTAAGATGTTACATACTTttcaaacacacatcacgcttttatcgcTGAAGAAGTAGGCAGGGGTGTaactagggcactcactttcGCCCCAGAGTTCCGTCCAACGATATGATGGGGTCGAGTCTATCGCCAAGGTACAAACTCCAGACTTCAagctgatgctgagcagaaaaacccaatataagtttgcccgacccggcattcgaacccGGGACATCAAAGTGAAGTTGTACCGCACCCACcaagacatttttaattaaatattcatacgtCACAGAACACAGCAGGATGTGCAGATCCCGTGGTCTTGTTGCGGTGTGGTGGGATACCCTAACAACTGCACCTCCTCAACAGTCTTTCAGGACGTAAGTCAACATACCATAATTAACTCCATTTAGTTCTTTTTTGatgttgtataatattgtttaattcttagtaatattatttatatcagtgGGCCTATTCTGTCAACGAGGATGAATCCGTTTTTTTCAATTACGGGCGTCCTAATCGatagtgccggatttatatttttatgattgtaggccgttatttccgccgccccatgtaggtaagtttatgtatgtagttatctaaaatacttaataattttccatttttttgtattatgaaagccactaaagttaaataaatgaatgattaattaaatcgagtgagcgtcctctgaaaactgccgcccataggccgcggcctgtacggcctatttacaaatccaggactgttAATCGAAGGACATCTCTGATGGCAGTATAGGTAATTTGTAGGGGATTTTTTCACTCTTTTGCTTTACGGATCAGTTATCCTTCAATTAGACCGTCCATAATTGCAAACCCCCGTAGGTGGAATATGGCCGCCTGAT
Coding sequences:
- the LOC119190685 gene encoding uncharacterized protein LOC119190685; translation: MSVMSRSCIKQIFDLIYSAKALLPPSALTVQLGVGLVFLAMFSFFISFMGFYGAISRSQFLLFMYATLNMLVLLLECALLFYFSSNLVEKGQREGDQWTHTLRLTFKCCELNVTQQDVQIPWSCCGVVGYPNNCTSSTVFQDVSQHTIINSI